The Methanohalophilus levihalophilus genome has a segment encoding these proteins:
- the gyrA gene encoding DNA gyrase subunit A, whose protein sequence is MEEDNNINDFESAGDIEEDVSSGERVVPILIQDEMKRSYIDYAMSVIVGRALPDARDGLKPVHRRILYAMKEAGITYDKAHKKSARVVGDVLGKYHPHGDSAVYDSLVRMVQDFSLRCPLIDGQGNFGSIDGDSAAAMRYTEVRMARITDEMLVDIDKDTVDFRPNYDGSLSEPEVLPARLPNLLINGSTGIAVGMATNMAPHNLGEVIDAIVMLIDNPEATIQELRSAISGPDFPTGGIIMGSSGIRDAYETGRGRIHLRAVANIEEMKNEKFRIIVSEIPYQVNKSRLIESIANLVRDKKIIGISDLRDESDRDGIRVVIELKRASNPHVVLNQLYKHTQLETTFGIINLALVDNVPRVLGLRELLEIYLKHRIEVITRRSEYELRKAEERAHILNGLKIALDHIDEVISLIRASKTVDEAKAGLIEKFGLDEIQAKAILDMRLQRLTGLERQKVEEEYDSLLKVIADLKDILANDSRKYAIIREDIIVLKERFADERRTRIEGSREEIEDEDLIPEEDVVVTWTDGGYVKRMPIDTYSQQHRGGKGIRGMETKENDSVGSIFVASTHDYLLFFTNRGKLYWQKVYGLPQGSRQSRGKAIVNILELSEGEYVSAMIPVTSFDEETYLFMATRGGTVKKCSLSDFSNPRKAGIIAISLLDADELVNVVQTDGSKDIVMVSRFGKAIRFHEDDVRAMGRTAKGVRGMKLAEGDEVVSLDIVDATASLLTVTENGYGKRTLFDEYRSMRRGGQGVMTIVTSIRNGPVVNVTAVHDTDEVILTSSEGIIIRLPVKDIRVQGRNTQGVRIMKVSNGDRVVSVARIEGNE, encoded by the coding sequence ATGGAAGAGGATAACAATATTAACGATTTTGAATCCGCTGGTGACATCGAAGAAGATGTTTCTTCTGGTGAGAGAGTAGTTCCGATCCTTATTCAGGATGAGATGAAACGCTCCTATATTGACTATGCAATGAGCGTTATAGTCGGACGTGCCCTTCCGGATGCAAGAGACGGTCTGAAGCCTGTGCATCGTCGTATTCTCTATGCCATGAAAGAGGCAGGTATCACTTACGATAAGGCACACAAAAAATCCGCCCGTGTGGTTGGTGACGTGCTCGGTAAGTACCATCCGCATGGTGATTCTGCTGTTTATGACAGTCTTGTGAGGATGGTACAGGATTTCTCCCTTCGCTGTCCACTAATTGATGGTCAGGGTAACTTTGGTTCCATTGATGGCGATTCTGCTGCGGCAATGCGTTACACCGAAGTGCGTATGGCCCGCATCACGGATGAAATGCTTGTCGACATAGACAAGGATACTGTGGATTTCAGACCGAACTATGACGGCTCTCTCAGCGAACCGGAAGTTCTGCCTGCAAGATTGCCAAACCTGCTTATTAATGGTTCTACTGGAATTGCAGTGGGAATGGCAACGAACATGGCTCCCCATAATCTGGGTGAAGTCATAGATGCGATTGTAATGTTGATAGATAATCCTGAAGCAACCATACAGGAGTTAAGATCTGCTATATCCGGTCCGGATTTCCCTACCGGTGGAATCATTATGGGCTCCAGTGGTATCCGGGATGCTTACGAAACCGGAAGGGGTCGAATTCACCTTCGTGCGGTAGCCAATATTGAGGAGATGAAAAACGAAAAGTTCCGCATAATTGTCTCTGAGATTCCATATCAGGTAAATAAATCACGTTTAATTGAGTCTATTGCCAATCTTGTACGGGACAAGAAAATAATTGGAATTTCCGATTTGAGGGACGAATCGGACAGGGATGGAATACGTGTTGTAATTGAATTAAAGCGTGCTTCCAACCCTCATGTTGTACTCAACCAGCTCTATAAACACACACAGCTTGAGACAACCTTTGGAATTATCAATCTGGCTCTTGTGGACAATGTTCCAAGGGTTTTAGGTCTTCGGGAATTGCTTGAAATATACCTCAAGCATCGCATTGAAGTAATCACCCGTCGCAGCGAGTATGAGCTGAGAAAAGCAGAAGAACGCGCCCATATTCTCAACGGATTGAAGATAGCCCTTGATCATATTGATGAAGTTATTTCCCTTATCCGGGCTTCAAAAACCGTGGATGAGGCCAAGGCCGGACTCATCGAAAAATTCGGACTGGATGAGATCCAGGCAAAGGCCATTCTGGATATGCGTCTCCAGCGTCTTACTGGTCTGGAAAGGCAGAAAGTTGAAGAGGAATACGATAGTCTCCTCAAGGTCATTGCAGATTTGAAGGATATACTTGCAAACGATTCCCGCAAATATGCGATTATCCGCGAAGATATTATTGTCCTAAAGGAGCGTTTCGCTGATGAAAGGCGGACGAGAATTGAAGGAAGCAGGGAAGAGATCGAAGATGAGGATCTGATTCCGGAAGAAGATGTTGTGGTTACATGGACAGATGGTGGCTACGTCAAACGTATGCCAATTGATACATACAGCCAACAGCATCGCGGTGGCAAAGGCATTCGCGGAATGGAAACCAAGGAAAACGATTCAGTGGGAAGCATATTTGTTGCTTCAACTCACGATTATTTGCTTTTCTTTACAAACCGTGGTAAACTTTACTGGCAGAAAGTCTATGGACTTCCACAGGGAAGCAGGCAATCCCGGGGTAAAGCGATTGTCAACATCCTCGAACTCTCTGAAGGTGAGTATGTCAGTGCCATGATTCCTGTAACCAGCTTTGATGAGGAAACATATCTTTTCATGGCAACAAGAGGCGGAACGGTCAAAAAATGTAGCCTCTCCGATTTCAGTAATCCAAGGAAGGCAGGTATTATTGCAATTTCTCTTCTTGATGCAGATGAGCTTGTTAATGTTGTTCAGACCGATGGTTCCAAAGATATTGTCATGGTATCAAGGTTTGGAAAGGCTATTCGTTTCCATGAAGATGACGTAAGGGCTATGGGAAGAACAGCCAAAGGTGTCAGGGGTATGAAACTTGCCGAAGGGGATGAAGTTGTAAGCCTTGATATCGTTGACGCAACTGCAAGCTTGCTCACTGTCACTGAAAACGGTTACGGAAAACGTACACTGTTTGATGAATATCGCTCCATGAGGAGAGGTGGACAGGGTGTGATGACCATTGTAACCAGCATAAGGAATGGTCCGGTAGTTAATGTCACAGCAGTCCATGATACTGATGAAGTGATTCTCACCAGTTCAGAAGGCATAATTATCAGGCTTCCTGTGAAAGATATCCGTGTGCAGGGGCGTAACACTCAGGGAGTCAGGATAATGAAAGTCAGCAATGGTGACAGGGTTGTCAGTGTGGCAAGAATTGAAGGAAATGAATAA